GAACGCCAGGAAGGTGTCCGGCGCCGGGCGCAGGAGATGGGCGGGCGTCCCGTCCGGCATGGTGAAGCTCGCCGACGAGCCGACGGCGATGTCGTCGACGGCGGCGATCACCGGGCCGTGGCCCACCGGGTCCGCCGGCGGCCCGGCGGGGCGCCGGGCGAGCGCCAGGGCGCTGCCGGCGGGAATTCCGGCAGCGGTCGCGGCCCCCGCGATCAGAGCGCCCCGCAGCACGGTGCGCCGCTCGACGTCGTCCCGCACTGTCCCGTCTTCCTCCGGCGTGGGGTGCACCGGCAGGCCGAGCCGGTGCCGCACCTTCGCGCGCAGCCGGGCACTCAGTGACAACACCCCGGCGTCGCCCGCGATCAGCAACGGCGTCCAGGCGAAGGCGAACACGATGTCGGCTCCCAGGTAGTACGGCCGAGTCGTCCAGCTCACCGTCAGGAAGAAGCCGAGCGAGAGCAGGACACCGCCGAGCGCGGCGAGCCGGGTGAACAGCCCGAGCAGGGTGGCGAGCCCGACCGCGACCTCCCCGAGAGCGACCGCCAACCCGATGACGGTCGCGTGGTCGGCGGCCGGCGAGACCAGCGGGCCGATCGGGGAGGTCGCGGCGGCGTTCACCATCTGCGCGTGGACACCGAGCGGGGAGGTGTCGTCCAAGTAGTGCGCGTCGAAGAGCTTGGAGAGACCGGCGTAGGCGAAGGTGCCACCCAGAAAAGCACGCAGCGGCAGCAACACCCAGACCGGCGACCGCCTCGGGGAGTCCAAGCGCAACCGGGTCATGTCGTGGCCGGGTTCACGGTCGTGGCCTGAGGCACCTCAGTGGGTTCACGCATGTCCGACCCCCACCTCAGGACTTGCGGGGGGAGACCGTCATGATGCCCGTGCACATCTCGTCGCTGGTGCCGTCACCCCACACCACGTAGCGCGGCGGCAGCTTGCTCAGCTGCGGCAGCTGTTTGCGCAGCCCCGCGTCGTGCGTGCACGTCACCCGCAGCGTGTCCCCCGGACCGACCTCCACCGGTGACGGCAGCTTCACCAGCCGCTGGTTGTCGAAGTCGAACTGCGGCACGTCCAGCACGACCTCGGCGTTCGGCCTGCCCGGGTTGAGCTCGACCTTGATGGCCCGCCCGAGCAGGTGCATGTGGCCGAAACCGGCGAACAGCGTCACCGGCTCCGACACCTCGTGGTCGCAGGTCTGGGTGTCGCCGGGCTTCGGCGCGCTCTGGCCGCACTCCTCGAGCTGCTCGTCCGCGGTGGCGCCGACCTCCGCCCCGAACCGCTTCGTCACGTCCGCGATCGAGGCCGCCCGGTCGCAGAGCGGACCCGACTCGTCGGCGGCGCAGGGCAGGTCGGTCGGCGCGTCGAGCGGCAACGTGTCGAGCTCCCGGGTCTGCGGCGTGCCGTCCGTCAGCCGCAGCCGCACCGCCGAGCGGTCCGACCCGGCGGGCTTGCCGTCGGTCGCGAGCAGGTTGTAGTGCATCTGGAGGACGATCAGGCTGCCCGGCTCCAGCTTGAAGCCGACGTCCTCGGTGAACAGTGTCTCCGTGGCGCCCGGCGCCCAGGTGTCCACCCACGCCGCCTCCCCCTCTTCCACCTCGGCGCCGGCCACGCCGGTCCCGCCGAAGCACTGCCAGCCGAGGCCGGGGGTCTTCGCGTCCTGCTCGCGCACCGCGGCAGCACCGCCCGGCGGCACCGCGTACACGATGGCGTGGTGCGCGATGGCGACGTTCTCGGGCGTCACCTGGGTCCCGGTCAGGAACGCCGCCTTGGTCAGGCCCGGATCGATCACCTGGCACCGGTACTCGTCCGTGCCGCCGCCCTCCGGCGGCGCGGGCGTGTACGCCTCGGCCATCTTCAGGTCGAGGAACCGCTCGCCGGCGCGCAGCGGCTGCGGCGCGGACGACGGCTGGGCCGCGTGCGCGTTGTGCGAGCCGGCCGGAGGGGGCACCGCACCGTTGCCGGCGTTCGACCCGCAGGCGACGACGGCGAACGCCGTCGCCAGCGCCGTGGTGGCCGTCCCGAGCCTCCACAGTGGACTAGCAGGTTTCGTCATGACCTGAACGCTAGGCCCGATTCCGTCGCTTTTCGTCGTACCGCGGTCGTCACTTCGGGAGAGAGGCGGTACGACGGTACTACGCCGAGAAGTCCCCTTGTGACTGTCGACGGGCCTGAGCGCCGCATTAACGCAGTCAACGCAGCGCCGTCCGGGAAAGCGCCGGCCGGTCGGCCGGCAGTCCACCGAGGTCGCGGTGCTGGAGGACAGCCTCCCCGGCGGGGAGGACGACACGTTCGTCTTCGTGTACCACCGCGACAGCGGCATGACCGACGCCGACCGCGCGACGGTCGAGCGCCACTACGACACCCTTGCCGAGCGGTACCCGCCGAAGGTGGCGGCCCCGACCGGTGAGGAGGACGAGGGCCCGCGGACGAGACCCTCCACCGACGGCAAGGCGATGATGTCCACCCTCGACGTGAGCACGACCTACGGCGCACCGGAGACCATCGTCGTCGTCACGCTCCTGCTCATCACCACCTACCGCAGCCCGGTGTTGTGGCTCGTCCCGCTCGTGGCCGTGGGCGCGGCCGCACTGACCTCGATGGCGACCGTCTACCTGCTCGTCACGGGGTTCGGCATCGTGGTCGACGACCAGAACTCGGCGCTGCTGACGATCCTGGTGTTCGGCGTCGGCACGGACTACGCGCTGCGCGGCGCGGCGCCGGCCATCGTCGCGTCCGCGGCCACCGTGATCGCCGGCCTGTTCTGCCTGCTCGTCGCGGACCTGAACAGCACCAGCGGGTTGGGCCCGATCGGCGCGGCCGGCATCCTGTGCGCGCTGGTGGCCGTGCTGACGCTGTTCCCGGCGATGCTGGTGGTCCTCGGCAGGCGGATCTTCTGGCCGGCCATCCCGCGGTTCGGCACGGCCGTGCGGGAGAAGCCGGGGCTGTGGGTGCGGCTCGGCGCCGCCATCAGCCGCCGCCGGTGGGTGGCGGCGCTCGGCTCGCTCGGAGTCCTGGGCGTGCTCGCCATCGGTTTGACGGGCAGCACCGGCGCCCTGGGGGAGCAGGACCAGTTCGTGTCCGCGCAGGAGTCGGTCACCGGCTTCACCGCAGCCGATGACGATCTTTACGCGGCCGGCGCACCAGGAGCGGGTGCTCGCCGTCGTCAAGGGCACTCCCGGCGTGGCAGTGGCCGTCCCGGGCGAGTCCCGCGGCGGCTGGGCCGACATCTCGGTGTTCCCGACGGACGCGCCGGACACCGCCGCGGAGTACGACACGATCAAGCGGGTGCGCACCGCCGTGCACGCGGTGACCGGCGCCGGGGGACGGTCAGCCCATCGCGGCGTCGTCCCCGGCCGTGAGCCGCGCGATCGGGGCGGCCGGGAGGTCGACCCGGAGCAACGCGCCGCCGCGCGCGGAGCGGCCCACGGTGGCCTGGCCGCCATGGGCGTCGACGACCCGCTGCACGATCGACAGCCCCAGACCGGATCCCGGCAACGCCCTGGCGCTGTCGGCGCGGTAGAACCGGTCGAACACCCGCGGTACGTCGGCGGCGTCGATGCCCGGCCCGGCGTCGTCGACCTCGAGCACCGCCGACGCGCCCCGGGCACGGAGCCGGACCTGGACCGGCTGGTCCGCGGGGGACCACTTGACGGCGTTGTCGACGAGGTTGAGCACCGCCCGTTGGAGCGCGGCGGGACGCCCGCTCACCCACACGGGGGTCACGTCGAGCGCGACCTCGATGTCGGGCGTGCGGGAACGCGCCTGAGTCGCGGCGGCCACCACCACGTCGGCGAGGTCGAGCAGTTCGGTGCTCTCGTCGCTGACGTCACCGCGCGCCAGGTCGGTCAGCTCGGTGGCGAGGGTGCTCAACTCGGCGACCTGGGCGCCGAGATCGTTGAGCAGCCGGGTCCGGCTCTCCGAGGGCAGTGCGCTGTCCAGGGTGCCGCGCCGATCGAGCCGGATCAGCAGTTCGATGTTGAGGCGCAGGCTGGTGAGCGGGGTCTTGAGCTCGTGGGCGGCGTCCTCGGCGAGCAGCCGCTGGGCCTGCCGGGAGTCCCGGAGCGCGGCGAGCATGTCGTTGATCGACTGGATCAGCTGCCGGATCTCCCCACCCCCCTCGTCCGGGATGTCGGCGTCGAGGTCCCGGGTGCGCGCGACGCGGACCGCGGCGGCGGCCAGCCGGTCGATCGGTGCCAGCCCGGTCCGCGCCACGGCCCGCCCGACGAGGGCGCCGCTGGCCACGCAGAACAGCCCGATCAGCAGCATGCCCAACCCGAACCGGTTGATCAGGCTGTCGTCGGCGACGCGGGCCACCTGGACCGCGCCGCCGCCTGCCCGCAGCGTGTAGACGAGGTAGCCGTCCTCGTCGCTGTCGCCCGACTCCATCAGGTCGGCCGACACGCCCCGCGCCACGCGCCCGGCGTGCTCGCTGACAGGCGGCAGCGCGGGTTGGCCGTCCGGCGTCCGGGTCGAGCCGTCGGGCAGGACGACCCGCACCAGCGGACCCGATCCGGGATACGGCGGTAGCCGGACCTGCGCCAGACCGGCGAGCTCCGCGTTCGTCGCCAGGACGCGGCAGTCCACGCGCAGCTGGTCCTTCGCGGTGTCCTGCAGCTCCCAGGCCAGCAGCTCGCTGGCGACCTGGAAGGACGCGAACACGCTGACCGCGATGGCCGTCGCCGCGATCACCGTCAGCCTGGTCCGCAGGGACCGCCGACGCCACCAGCGGGCCGGCCGGCGCGAGCCCCGGCCGGCGGACCCGCTCACGGAGGGGTCTCCCGCAACGTGTACCCCAAGCCGCGCCGCGTGTAGATCAATCGCGGCTCACCCCCGGCCTCCATCTTGCGGCGCAGGTAGCTCACGTACACCTGGAGGTTGTTGGAGGTGACGCTCATGTCGAAGCCCCAGATCGCCTCGAACAGCTCGCCTCGGGTCAACACGCGGTTCGCGTTGCGCACGAGGACCTCCAGCAGGAAGAACTCGGTCCGGGTCAGGCGGAGCGGCCGCCCGCCCCGCCACGCCTCGAACCTGTCGGGATCGACCCGGACGTCGGCGAACGTCAGGACCTGCGACTCGTCGTCACCCGACGCCCGGCGGCGCAGCAGGGCCCGGACCCTGGCCAGCAACTCCTCGGTGGCGAACGGCTTGGGCAGGTAGTCGTCGGCGCCCGCGTCCAGCCCCGCGACCCGGTCGGAGACCTGATCCCGGGCGGTCAGCATCAGCACCGGCAGGTCCCGGCCGGCTGCCCGCAACCGCCGGCAGGTCTCCACCCCGCCGAGGCGGGGCATCATCACGTCGAGGATCAGCAGATCCGGCTCGTCGCCCTCGACCCCGTCGAGCACGGCGAGACCGTTGGCGACGGTGCTGGTGTCGTAACCCTCGACCTGGAGCACCCGCTCCAGCGACTCGCGGATGGCCGCCTCGTCATCCGCGATCATGATCCGCACGCCGCCCCGCCCCCTCCGGTCGATGCTTCAGCCGCTCATCGTCCCGGATCAACCTGAGGCCAGGGTTAGAGCGCCGCCGCTCTGGTGCCCGCGGGTCATGCCCTTGCGAACGCCTGAGCGGTCCGCGCCGTCAGTTCGTCAGGCTGTCCAGACCGCCGGCGTCGATCCGGCTCCGCGTCGACGATCCCGTTGTCGGCTTGGCGGAGGCGACCGGCGCAGAAAGCAGAGGGGCTCAGCGCCCGAACTGAGACTTCACCTGCTCGGGGACGCGCTCGCCCTGGACGTGGTGTGCGGCCACCTCGATGCGGTGCAGGTCGCCGGACGTCGGTTCGACATCGAGCGCCGCGACCACCCAGGTCGTCGCCGCGGTGGTCACGGCCGGCACGATGGCGGTGGTGCCGGTCCTGGTGGTGTTCGTGCCGGCGCAGCGGCGGTTCATCGAAGGGCTGGCGAACACCGGTGTGAAGGGATGACGACCCCGGGCTACCGGCCCAGCACGTCGCGCAGGACGCCGGTCGTCTCGTCCGGGCTCTCCAGCGGCCAGAAGTGCCCGCCGGTCACGTAGCGCACGTCGACGCCGGCCGCGTGCGGGATGTGCTCGGCGGCGTCGGCGAAGAACTCGCGGGGCTGCGTGCGCGAGTCCCAGCCCTGGAGCAGGGTGATCGGGCTCCGCCAGCGCGGGATCAGGTCCCGGCGCCGCTCGAGCCACTCCTTGCGGAAGGTGGACGCCATCGCGTAGCGCGGGACGGCCCGGTCGATCCCGGGGTAGGAGAACTCCTGGATGACGCGGCGCAGGTCCGCTTCGGTGATCGGCAGGCCGCCGACCATGGCATGGGCGCGGACGACGAACTGACCGGGATCCGCCAGCATCCCGGTCCACGGGGCTTCCGCGAGGAGGTCGTCGTGCGGGGAGAGCGCCGGGTGGAAGTGGTGCAGGTGCTGCTCGCCGCGGACGTAGTGGCGGACCCGCGTCGGCTGGGCGGCCGCCACGTGGTCGCCCAGCACGGTGCCGCGGTCGTGGGTGACCAGCGCGAACCGGTCGATACCGAGCGCGTCGAGCAGGTCGACCAGTTGCCGGGCCACGCCCGCCTGCCGGTAGTCGCCCCTGCCCTTCTCCGACTGCCCGTAGCCCTTGAGGTCCACGGCGATGCAGCGATGGGAGCCGGCCAGCGCCGCCATCTGGTGGTGCCACAGGAACCACGAGTCGGGCATGCCGTGCAGGAACACCACCGGGTCGCCGGTCCCGGTCTCGACGTAGTGCCAGCGGACCGTCTCCTGGTCGCCGGGGACCTCGGCGAAGTGGTGGTTGAACACGACCCCGTCGAGCACCTCGGTGTCGCCTTCGCGGTCCGCGGGGCGGGGCCGCACGTCGGCATAGCGCCGCAGGTGCTCGGCCACGAGGGCGTCGGGCGGCAGGAAGTCTTCGATCGCCCGCCGCGCGCGGGCGGGGAGTTCCGTGTACTGCGGGGTGTCGTCGTCACGCATGGGTCCAGTGCACCGGAGTTCGGTCAGCACGTCCAACGATGTCTGCTGATGATCGTCAGCATGATGAGTGATAATCGGCCCGTGGAACTGCGTCACCTCGAACACTTCCTCGCGGTCGCCGACACCGGGAGCTTCACCAGGGCGGCGGCGCGGCTGCACGTCGTCCAGTCCGGGGTGTCCGCGACGGTCCGCGCCCTGGAACGGGAGCTGGGATCGGAGCTGTTCGACCGCAGCGGCCGGCACGTCACGCTCACGGCGGCCGGGAAGGCGTTGCAGCCGCGGGCCCGGGACACCCTCGACGCCGCGCGGGCCGCCAAGGACGCGGTCCACCGGGTCCAGGGTGCCCTGCACGGCACCGTGACGGTCGGCACGCTGACCGCGATCGACGTCGTCGACCTGCCGGGGCTCCTGGCGGAGCTGCGCGCGGAGCACCCCGGCGTCACGGTGCGCCTGCGGGCCGCCATGGCGGGCTCGGCCGGCCTGGCCCAGCACCTGCGCGAGGGCAGGCTCGACGTCGCGTTCCTGGCCCTGCCCGACCCGCGGCCCTCCGACCTCGACACCCGGCTGCTGGCCACCGCGGAGCTGGCCGTCTACGTGCCCGGTTCCCACCCCCTCGCGGGCGAGCACCGGGCGACGCTCGCCCGGCTGGCCGAGTTCCCGTTCGTGGACACCCCCGTCGGGTTCGGCAGCCGCACCGTCGTCGACCGGGCGTTCGCGGCCGCGGGGGTCGAGCGCGAGGTCACGGTGGAGGTCGCCAACGTGGCGACGGCGGTCGACTTCGTCCGGGCCGGCCTGGGCATCGCGTTCCTCGCCGACCGCCTGGTGCCCGACCCGAGCGGCCTGCACGTCGTCCAGGTCGCCGACGGTGACCTGCACTGGCGGTTGACGGTCGCCACCGCCGCGGCACGCCGCCCCAGCGCCGCCACGCGGGCGTTCCTCGACCTGCTCCACGAACGGCATCCCACGCCGGTGACGCCGCGGGGCTGAGGGAGGTCGCATCCTCCTCGTCGAGTTCGCCGCTACCGACCGTTTCGTTTCTGGGTGACGGTTGGTGGTGGTCTGACCGCGAAGCAGCGGGCCCAGCGGGAGCGGGTCCGGTTCGAGGCCGCCGGGATGTTCGCCCGGGGGTGTGGCTCCGCCGCGGGTGGCGCGGCTGTTACGGGTCTCGCGCAAGTCCGCCTACGGCTGGCACGCCCGCTGGCGGACCGGCGGGGTGGAGGTGCCGCGGTCGCGGGGCCCGTGCGGGCGGCGGTCGCGCATGCGCCCAGACCTGGCGGATCCTGCGGCAGATGGGCTTCACCCCGCAGCTGCCGGTCCACCGGGCCGCTGAGCGCGACGAGTCCGGCGTGGCCGCCTGGGTGCGCACCACCCAGGCGGGTCGGGTGTCCCTGGCCGGCACGGTCTGCCGCAAACCCGATTTCGCCGTCCTGCTCGACGCCGCCATGCGCGCACTGATCGCGACACGGCTGTGGTTGACGGTGTTCCGGCTGCCGCCCTACGCCCCGGACCTGAATCCGGCCGAGGGCGTGTGGTCTCACCTGAAACGCAGCCTGGCCAACCTGGCGCCTTTCGCGCTCGACGGGCTGGTCGCGGTGATCCGCAACCGCCTCGGCAGTACCGCCCCGTTCAGCTCGCCGGCGGCATCAGCTTCGTGTTGGAGCGCTGGCGGGTCATCCCGGCGCAGGTGGGGGAACACGAGGCCCTCGATCGTCTGTCGGTGATCACGAAATGGGCGGTTGTTGCCGTACTGCGTCGGCAACAACGGCGTGATCCGCTCCCACGTCTGGTCCGACAACACCTGATCACGGGTCACGCGCCCAGCTCAGCGCCTTGCCGGGGAGTACGCCCCAGTTGACGGCGCAGCCATGCCGCTCGGGCGGCGATGGCGTCCTGCGAGATCACGGCGTGAGGAACCACGACGTCGAACCCGTGGAACCCGCCAGGCCAGACGTGCAGTTCGACGTGGCAGCCCGCCTGCCACATGCGGCTCGCATGGGCAACGTCCTCGTCCCGGAACGTTTCGGCCGACCCGACGTCGACGAACGTGGACGGCAGGCCGGAGAGGTCCGCGGCACGGGCAGGCGCGGCGTACGCGGACACGTCCGGTCCTCCGCGCACGCTGTCGCCGAGGAGCGCGTTCCACCCGGTCTCGTTCGAGGAGCTGTCCCAGATGCCGAGGCCGCGCATCTGCTGGGCGGAGGGCGAGTCGTTGCGGTCGTCGAGCATCGGCGACAGGAGCAGCTGGGCCAGGACGGCCGGGCCGTTGCGGTCGCGCGCCATCAAGGTGACACCTGCTGCGAGGCCGCCGCCGGCGCTCGCACCGGCGATGACGATGCGCCCGGGGTCGATGTCGAGCTCGTGGGCGTGCTCCGACACCCACACCAGGCCCGCGTAGCAGTCCTCGACGGGACCGGGGTGGGGTGTCTCGGGTGCGAGCCGGTACTCGACCGAGACCACGGCCACGCCCATCGGTTCGGCCAAGTCCAGCATCTCGACGAGGCCGAACCGGTTGTCCCCGACGATCATGCCGCCTCCGTGGACGTGGTAGATCACCGGGGTGGGGGTCGCCGCGTGCTTCGGGAGGCAGATCAGCAGCGAGATGTCCGGTTGCCCGTCCGGCCCCGGCACCACCCGCTCCCGCACGCTGTAGGCGCCACCGCGTGAGAGGACCTCGTCGGTCGGGGTCTCCACGCCGGGAACGGGCTCGCGCATCTCCACGATGTTGTCCGGGCGGTACGCGTCCGGTGGGCGCAGGCCGGTCAGCACCTCGAGGACGGGGGCGAGCTCTGGATCGAAAGGTGGTGGCGGTCCGACCGGCTGGGCGGAAGACCGCTCCGTGACTTGCTTGGTCATGGGTTCTCCTTGCGGCAGGAGACGCGATGTCCGCCTGCCGCAGGTCACAGGTCATCGGTGAATGCGGGAGGAGTCCGGCTCAGACGGTCGGCACGGTCCCGCCGTCGATCACGTACTCGGCTCCCACGATCGCCGAGGCGCGGTCCGAGACCAGGAACCCGACCAGGTCCGCGATTTCCGCGGTGTTCGCGAACCGTCCCAGCGGTACTCCTCCCAGGGAGTCGTAGATGGTCTGCTTGGCTTCCTCACGTGTGAGTCCGTTGCCCTCGGCGATCCGGTCCACGAACCTCTCGTACGCCTCGGTCTCGATCCCGCCGGGGCTGATCGCGTTGACCCGTACGCCGCGCGGCGCGAGTTCGTTGGCAAGTCCCTTGCTGTACGTGCGCAGAGCGGCCTTCGCTGCCGCGTACGCCAGGGACGCGTCGTACTGGGGCAGTTCACGCTGGATCGAGGTGAAGTGCAGCACCACGCCCGCCCCGGACTCGATCATCGCCGGGAGAAGCGCTCGATCGAGCCGCACCGCTCCCAGGAAGTTGAGGTTCAGCTCCGTGAGCCACTGGTCATCGGTGATGACCGCGAATCCACCGGCCGGCGTCGACGCGCCTCCGACGACGTGCACCAGGATGTCCAGTGCGCCGCCGACCTCGGCGATTCGAGCGGCCACCGCGTTGGTGCCCTCGACCGTCGTCAGGTCCGCTTCGATGAATCGGTCTGGGTGCTCGTACCCGTCGGGCATCGTTCGCGCCGTCACGTAGACGTCGGCGCCCATCTCTCGCAGCCTCTGCGCGACGGCCTTGCCCGAGCCCTTCGAACCGCCCGTGACCAGCGCCCGGCGACCGTCGAGACGATCGCGGTCGGAACCAGACATCTTTCTCTCCGCTGAAGATCGGTGTGGCACGGGTTCGGTCAGGCGGTGTGGTTGGCGATGACGAGTTCGGCGACGAGGCCGCCCCGCAGTGCGAACCGGTAGTCGAGCTCGGCGACCCCACCCGGGAAGGTGCCTTCGAGCCGCACGGTCACCACCCAGTGGGCGTCATCGACGCGCCGAGCGCCGATCTGCTCGGTCGTGTACTCGAACTCGGACCCGGCGTCCCGCAGGAACGCGTGGACCGCTTCCCGGCCGCGGAAGGTCTCTTCCTGGTCCACGACCACGACGTCCTCGGTGAGGAACGACGAGGCGGTGTCGGCGTCGCGGGCGACGTGGGCGGCGAAGAACTCGCGCACGGTGGCCGGGAGCAGGTCGGACGGAAGATCGGTGTGCTGTGTCATGACCCCACCGTGTGGCCTCACGGCGCGAGAGGGTCAAGCCGTGGACTCTCCCCCGGGGAGAGGGTCCAGAATGCGGGGATGTTGACCATCGGAGAGTTCTCGCGGCTGACCCACCTGAGCGTGCGGACCCTTCGCCGGTACCACGAGGCGGCCCTGCTGGAACCCGCCGTGGTGGACGAGAGCACCGGCTACCGCTACTACGCCGTCGACCAGATCCCGACCGCGCAGGTCATCCACCGGCTCCGCGAACTCGACGTCCCCCTGGGCGATGTGCGGCGAATCCTCCGGACCCCCGACCCCGGTGTCCGGGCGGCCCTGGTCGCGGACCACCTGCAACGCCTGGAGGACGTGCTCGACCGCACCAGGACCGCGGTCGTGTCGCTGCGGCGCCTGCTCCGGCCCGACCCCGCGCCGATCGACGTCGAACTGCGCGCGGAGCCCGCCCGGACGGTCGCGGCGGTGGAGGCCGTGGTCGAGCACCACGAGGTCGCTGCCTGGTTCGCAGGCGCGATGGCAGAACTGGAGGCGGCCGTCGGCTCCGCCGTGACCGGACCGCCGGGCGGCTGCTACGACAACGCTCTCTTCGAACAGGAGCGCGGTCACGCGCTGGTCTACCTGCCGACCGCCGCGCCACCTCGCACCGGACGCGTGCACCCCGTAGTCCTCCCGGCCGCGGAACTGGCCGTCACCACTCACGTCGGCGAGCACAACGGCGTCGATGTCACGTACGGCGAACTCGGGACCTGGGTGGTGGAGAACGCGATGTCGGTGGCCGGACCGGTGCGGGAAGTCTACGCCGTCGGTCCTCGTGACTCGGGCGATCCCGCCGCGTGGCGCACCGAGATCGGCTGGCCGGTCTTTCGCGTCACCTGAAGCGGTCGGCAGAACGACGAGACAACCGCCTTGATCGGGGAACCAACGCCGAGGTGGGCTTCGAGTCATGTTAAAAGGCCAGTGGCGGCGGCATTTCGTCGGTCGGTTAGTGATCTGGGTACGTGCCGCCGCCCTGGCCGGACCTCGCGGAGGGCGCCACCCCACAACGCAATGCCCCTGGGTGCAGGGCGAATAGGCCGCCGCCGACCGCGATGCTCGCGGCGGTCCTGACCGCATCCAGTTGTGCGCCGGCCTTCTTGTCCGCGTCGGCCAAGGTGGCACCGTCCACTGCGCCCGAGTCCTCCGCGAGGTGGCGGGCGGCGACGGCTTGGGCTTGGCGAGGTCATCGGTCGTAGAAGAATCATCGTGTCGAGCGCGAAAAGCGTATCCGCCGCGGCCTTGGCTCGTTCACGCCGAACGCGTGGTACATCGTCATCAATCGTGGCAGCAGCTACCACCTCGGCGCCCTGCTGGCCCGCATCGAACTCCGGACGGCGCTGGATAGGTTCACCAGCCGCCTGCCCGTCCTATGCTCGGTCATCCCACCCGTGTGGCTCGTTGCGCGGGCGACGAGCCCACCGAACGTGTGATGGTCTATTCGGTGGCTTTGGGATGAGCACCTGCGTACTGCACCCACACGGTGTGCTTGTCGGCGTCGAGCAAGTACCAGATGCGGTCGCCGCCGGTGACCTCGATTTGCCAGCGGTGCAGGGTTTTCCCGTTGTGCGTGCCGTGGGCGAGGCTGCCTTTGAGTTGGTGGTGGCGGTTGGTCGGCTTGCCGGGCCCCGGGCCGGGGTTGCCGCGCATGGTCTCCCAGGCTTGGCGCAGGTTGCCCGAGGCTCGGGTTTCGAGGTCCTGCCAGCCCTTGACCGCCTCGGTGGTGCAGTAGCGGATGCGCCACTCGTCCCCGATGGTGGGCGGGGCGACCGGGTCGCCTTTCTTCGGGCTCACGCGGTGGCTGCCCCCGGTGCGGGGACGTCACCGAGGTCTTCGCCGTCCTGGCGGAGGATCGCGAGAAGTCGTGGGTCGGCGTGGACTTCGGCGGTGTGCTGCCACTGGGTGATGAGTTGGGTGACCGGGGCTGGGGTGCCCAGCGAGTCGGCGGCTTGCAGGGTGTCGACGAGTTCGACGACGAACGCCTGCATGTCCTCGCGCGGCAGGAACCGCACCCAGGGGAGGGCCGTGGGCATCACGTCGGTTACCAGGTCCCGGACGCTCTCGCTGTGCTGCATCAGCGCCACGAAGAGGGCGGTGGTGGTCGAGACGACCTCGCGGACCTCCCGTGCCCGGCTGGCCGTGGTGAGGACCAGGTCCTCCTCGTCGCCGCGGCGGTGCACGAGCAGTGTCCGGCTCGGCGACTCCTGGAGCTTGCGGACGGAGTCGGCCGGCTTGTTCGACAGATCGCTGAAGTTGATCTCCGACGCAGCGATGGACATAGTTGCAAGGTACCTTAAAACTCGTCGGCGTGCCAGGTCGTTGCGTCTGTGGCTGTCGAAGCGACCGTCACGGCTCTTGTCCGCGGCGATGTGGCCCTCGTTGATCGAGTTCGCTGGTGCGATGGCCGCTGGCACTGCGGCGCTGGCGGCGTTGGTGAAGGTCGGTCGCTCGATGAGCGCACGAGTGTTCGATGTCCGCACCGGTCGATATCAGCTCGCCGTGGGAGGGGGGTGGGAGGAAATTGGGAGAATTCAACTTGAATGAACTGGCGTGAGTTGCGCCGAAGTGCGTTCAACTGCATCTTCGCTACCTGTCGATTTGCTATTTCCGCAGATCGGGACAGGATTTGGGCAATTCTGGGGGAT
This portion of the Saccharothrix syringae genome encodes:
- a CDS encoding LysR family transcriptional regulator, which codes for MELRHLEHFLAVADTGSFTRAAARLHVVQSGVSATVRALERELGSELFDRSGRHVTLTAAGKALQPRARDTLDAARAAKDAVHRVQGALHGTVTVGTLTAIDVVDLPGLLAELRAEHPGVTVRLRAAMAGSAGLAQHLREGRLDVAFLALPDPRPSDLDTRLLATAELAVYVPGSHPLAGEHRATLARLAEFPFVDTPVGFGSRTVVDRAFAAAGVEREVTVEVANVATAVDFVRAGLGIAFLADRLVPDPSGLHVVQVADGDLHWRLTVATAAARRPSAATRAFLDLLHERHPTPVTPRG
- a CDS encoding helix-turn-helix domain-containing protein, which codes for MAPPRVARLLRVSRKSAYGWHARWRTGGVEVPRSRGPCGRRSRMRPDLADPAADGLHPAAAGPPGR
- a CDS encoding transposase, which translates into the protein MLRQMGFTPQLPVHRAAERDESGVAAWVRTTQAGRVSLAGTVCRKPDFAVLLDAAMRALIATRLWLTVFRLPPYAPDLNPAEGVWSHLKRSLANLAPFALDGLVAVIRNRLGSTAPFSSPAASASCWSAGGSSRRRWGNTRPSIVCR
- a CDS encoding alpha/beta hydrolase, translated to MTKQVTERSSAQPVGPPPPFDPELAPVLEVLTGLRPPDAYRPDNIVEMREPVPGVETPTDEVLSRGGAYSVRERVVPGPDGQPDISLLICLPKHAATPTPVIYHVHGGGMIVGDNRFGLVEMLDLAEPMGVAVVSVEYRLAPETPHPGPVEDCYAGLVWVSEHAHELDIDPGRIVIAGASAGGGLAAGVTLMARDRNGPAVLAQLLLSPMLDDRNDSPSAQQMRGLGIWDSSSNETGWNALLGDSVRGGPDVSAYAAPARAADLSGLPSTFVDVGSAETFRDEDVAHASRMWQAGCHVELHVWPGGFHGFDVVVPHAVISQDAIAARAAWLRRQLGRTPRQGAELGA
- a CDS encoding SDR family oxidoreductase, translating into MSGSDRDRLDGRRALVTGGSKGSGKAVAQRLREMGADVYVTARTMPDGYEHPDRFIEADLTTVEGTNAVAARIAEVGGALDILVHVVGGASTPAGGFAVITDDQWLTELNLNFLGAVRLDRALLPAMIESGAGVVLHFTSIQRELPQYDASLAYAAAKAALRTYSKGLANELAPRGVRVNAISPGGIETEAYERFVDRIAEGNGLTREEAKQTIYDSLGGVPLGRFANTAEIADLVGFLVSDRASAIVGAEYVIDGGTVPTV
- a CDS encoding nuclear transport factor 2 family protein gives rise to the protein MTQHTDLPSDLLPATVREFFAAHVARDADTASSFLTEDVVVVDQEETFRGREAVHAFLRDAGSEFEYTTEQIGARRVDDAHWVVTVRLEGTFPGGVAELDYRFALRGGLVAELVIANHTA
- a CDS encoding MerR family transcriptional regulator, whose amino-acid sequence is MLTIGEFSRLTHLSVRTLRRYHEAALLEPAVVDESTGYRYYAVDQIPTAQVIHRLRELDVPLGDVRRILRTPDPGVRAALVADHLQRLEDVLDRTRTAVVSLRRLLRPDPAPIDVELRAEPARTVAAVEAVVEHHEVAAWFAGAMAELEAAVGSAVTGPPGGCYDNALFEQERGHALVYLPTAAPPRTGRVHPVVLPAAELAVTTHVGEHNGVDVTYGELGTWVVENAMSVAGPVREVYAVGPRDSGDPAAWRTEIGWPVFRVT